A window of the Helianthus annuus cultivar XRQ/B chromosome 4, HanXRQr2.0-SUNRISE, whole genome shotgun sequence genome harbors these coding sequences:
- the LOC110868600 gene encoding transcription factor TGA4 has translation MASMTTQFATSRKMSIYDPFNNIGMCENTFGHAISPTDASSSSRVDTRLANKESIGPSLEDEAAKTMSDKLQRRLAQNREAARKSRLRKKAYVQQLETCRLKLVQLEQELERSRQQGVCGGLLNTSNGISSNNINSGIVAFEIMYDLWVFEQRKRDNELKIMLQNQVSEPDLRISVDSSLNHYYELFQMKANAMKADVFYFMYGMWRTPIERLFQWLGGPRPSELICMLMPQLELLTEEQLMRLSTLKHSCKQAEDALSTGMDKLQQTLAQGITIDITRIGSYNTQMTLAMERLEGIENFLNQADHLRQQVFQQMSRILTTHQAARGLIALGEYFQRLRALSSLWSARFQKPTSLNPSL, from the exons ATGGCATCGATGACCACCCAATTTGCCACATCTAGAAAGATGAGCATATATGATCCATTCAACAATATCGGCATGTGCGAAAACACATTCGGACATGCTATTAGCCCCACGGATGCGTCATCTAGCTCCCGAGTCGACACACGGCTAGCTAACAAG GAATCGATCGGACCTTCATTAGAAGACGAAGCAGCGAAAACCATGTCCGATAAG TTGCAAAGAAGATTAGCACAAAACAGAGAAGCTGCACGTAAGAGTCGCTTAAGAAAAAAA GCATATGTTCAACAACTAGAAACATGTCGTTTGAAGTTGGTGCAATTGGAGCAGGAACTTGAGAGATCTCGACAACAGGGTGTATGTGGCGGATTACTTAATACAAGCAATGGTATATCATCTAATAACATCAACTCGG GTATCGTTGCGTTTGAGATCATGtatgatttgtgggtttttgaaCAACGAAAGAGGGACAACGAACTTAAGATTATGTTGCAAAATCAAGTAAGCGAACCAGATCTTCGTATATCCGTGGACAGTAGCTTGAACCACTACTATGAGCTTTTCCAAATGAAAGCCAATGCTATGAAGGCTGACGTGTTCTATTTTATGTATGGAATGTGGAGAACGCCTATCGAAAGGCTCTTTCAATGGCTTGGAGGACCACGACCATCAGAACTCATATGT ATGCTAATGCCACAACTTGAGCTGCTAACGGAAGAACAACTCATGAGGCTCTCGACCCTGAAACATTCGTGCAAACAAGCCGAGGATGCACTAAGTACAGGAATGGATAAACTTCAACAAACTCTTGCTCAAGGTATCACCATCGACATAACCAGAATTGGAAGTTACAATACGCAGATGACTTTGGCAATGGAGAGGCTTGAAGGAATCGAAAACTTCTTGAACCAG GCGGATCACCTACGACAACAAGTGTTTCAACAAATGTCTCGAATCTTAACCACCCATCAAGCTGCAAGAGGGTTGATTGCATTAGGGGAGTACTTTCAACGTCTCCGAGCACTAAGTTCACTTTGGTCAGCTCGTTTTCAGAAACCCACAAGCTTGAACCCATCTTTGTGA
- the LOC110868599 gene encoding uncharacterized oxidoreductase At4g09670 has product MAETQIRFGILGCANIAHGVSRAMLLSPNTTISAIGSRSLEKAVAFASENHFPESTKVYGSYDDVLDDPHVDAVYVPLPTSLHLRWAVLAAEKKKHVLLEKPVALNVGELDKILAACDSNGVQFMDCTMWMHHPRTAKLKQLLSDEQRFGQLKSVHSAVTYLADDDFLKNDIRVNPNLDSLGALGDIGWYCIRAILWAHDYELPNTVTAFRNPEYHDSGVILSCGASLNWKTDGKVATFCCSFLSNLCMDIIALGTKGNFHVHDFVIPFNEKVGSFYAVDNSKWAERAVGCGPEPGVFKIATDMPQETLMIQEFGRLVAGIRSGEPKENKWPIISRKTQLVIDAVVASIKNDFVPVKVVY; this is encoded by the exons ATGGCAGAAACCCAAATTCGATTTGGGATTCTAGGATGTGCTAACATAGCCCACGGGGTATCGCGGGCTATGTTACTCTCCCCTAACACTACCATATCCGCCATTGGCAGTCGCTCTCTTGAAAAAGCGGTCGCGTTTGCATCAGAAAACCATTTCCCGGAATCTACCAAGGTTTATGGTAGCTACGACGACGTATTGGACGACCCTCATGTTGATGCAGTTTATGTTCCTTTACCAACAAGCCTGCACTTGCGGTGGGCGGTTTTGGCAGCCGAGAAGAAGAAGCATGTTTTGCTAGAGAAACCGGTGGCGCTTAACGTAGGCGAACTCGATAAGATACTTGCGGCTTGTGATTCCAATGGGGTGCAGTTCATGGATTGTACAATGTGGATGCATCATCCTCGGACAGCAAAGCTGAAGCAGCTCCTTTCTGATGAACAAAGATTCGGACAGCTCAAATCG GTTCATAGCGCGGTTACATACTTAGCAGACGACGATTTTCTAAAGAATGATATTCGTGTAAACCCTAATCTTGATTCTCTTGGAGCTCTTGGAGACATAGGATGGTACTGCATACGCGCCATCCTATGGGCTCATGATTACGAGCTTCCAAACACAGTTACCGCGTTTCGTAACCCTGAATACCACGACTCAGGAGTCATCTTGTCATGTGGTGCGTCTTTAAACTGGAAAACAGATGGGAAAGTCGCAACTTTTTGTTGTTCGTTCCTCTCTAACTTATGCATGGACATAATCGCGCTTGGAACCAAAGGAAACTTTCATGTGCACGACTTTGTTATACCGTTCAATGAAAAAGTGGGATCTTTTTATGCGGTGGATAATTCAAAATGGGCAGAACGAGCAGTTGGGTGTGGTCCTGAACCAGGTGTGTTTAAGATAGCAACTGATATGCCCCAGGAAACGTTGATGATACAAGAATTTGGTCGTTTGGTTGCAGGAATTCGGAGTGGTGAGCCTAAAGAGAATAAATGGCCAATCATTAGTAGAAAGACCCAACTCGTCATTGATGCAGTTGTAGCTTCGATTAAGAATGATTTTGTTCCTGTTAAAGTTGTTTACTAG